A genomic stretch from Lagenorhynchus albirostris chromosome 12, mLagAlb1.1, whole genome shotgun sequence includes:
- the DLL1 gene encoding delta-like protein 1, whose protein sequence is MGRRCALALAVLSALLCQVWSSGVFELKLQEFVNKKGLLGNRNCCRGGAGPPPCACRTFFRVCLKHYQASVSPEPPCTYGSTVTPVLGVDSFSLPDGAGADTAFSNPIRFPFGFTWPGTFSLIIEALHSDSPDDLATENPERLISRLATQRHLTVGEEWSQDLHSSGRTDLKYSYRFVCDEHYYGEGCSVFCRPRDDAFGHFTCGERGEKVCNPGWKGQYCTEPICLPGCDEQHGFCDKPGECKCRVGWQGRYCDQCIRYPGCLHGTCQQPWQCNCQEGWGGLFCNQDLNYCTHHKPCKNGATCTNTGQGSYTCSCRPGYTGANCETEVDECSASPCRNGGSCMDLENSYSCTCPPGFYGRICELSAMVCADGPCFNGGRCSDNPKGGYTCRCPGGFSGFNCEKKMDSCSSSPCSNGAQCVDLGDAYVCRCQAGFSGRHCDDSVDDCASSPCANGGTCRDGVNEYSCTCPPGYTGTNCSAPVSRCEHAPCHNGATCHERALRYLCECARGYGGPNCQFLLPELPPGPVVVDLTEKYVEGQAGAFPWVAVGAGAVLVLTLLLGCAAAVVCVRLRLQKRRPPADPCPGEAETMNNLANRRREKDISVSVIGATQIKNTNKKVDLHTEPGTEKNSLKACDPAVGYNLLQDLKGAAASGEPHSKRDAKSQPQGSAGEEKSAPTLRGGEAAERKRPDSVYSTSKDTKYQSVYVISEEKDECVIATEV, encoded by the exons ATGGGCCGGCGGTGCGCCCTGGCCCTCGCCGTGCTCTCGGCCCTGCTGTGCCAG GTCTGGAGCTCCGGGGTGTTCGAGCTGAAGCTGCAGGAGTTCGTCAACAAGAAGGGGCTGCTGGGGAACCGCAACTGCTGCCGCGGGGGCGCGGGGCCGCCGCCGTGCGCCTGCAGGACTTTCTTCCGCGTGTGCCTCAAGCACTACCAGGCCAGCGTGTCCCCCGAGCCTCCCTGCACCTACGGCAGCACCGTCACGCCGGTGCTGGGCGTCGACTCCTTCAGCCTCCCGGACGGCGCGGGCGCGGACACCGCCTTCAGCAACCCCATCCGCTTCCCCTTTGGCTTCACCTGGCCG ggAACCTTCTCTCTGATCATTGAAGCTCTCCACTCTGATTCTCCTGATGACCTCGCAACag AGAACCCGGAAAGGCTCATCAGCCGCCTGGCCACGCAGAGGCACCTGACGGTGGGCGAGGAGTGGTCCCAGGACCTGCACAGCAGCGGTCGCACAGACCTCAAGTACTCCTACCGATTCGTGTGTGACGAACACTACTACGGGGAAGGCTGCTCCGTCTTCTGCCGCCCCCGCGACGACGCCTTTGGCCACTTCACCTGCGGGGAGCGAGGGGAAAAAGTCTGCAACCCTGGCTGGAAAGGCCAGTACTGCACTGAGC CCATCTGCTTGCCGGGGTGCGATGAGCAACATGGGTTTTGCGACAAGCCAGGGGAATGCAA GTGCAGAGTGGGCTGGCAGGGCCGGTACTGTGACCAGTGCATTCGGTACCCCGGCTGTCTCCACGGCACCTGCCAGCAGCCCTGGCAATGCAACTGCCAGGAAGGCTGGGGGGGCCTTTTCTGCAACCAGG ACCTGAACTACTGCACACACCACAAGCCCTGCAAGAATGGGGCCACCTGCACCAACACGGGCCAGGGAAGCTACACTTGCTCTTGCCGGCCTGGGTACACGGGGGCCAACTGCGAGACGGAGGTGGACGAGTGCAGTGCCAGCCCCTGCAGGAATGGAGGGAGCTGCATG GACCTCGAGAACAGCTACTCCTGCACCTGCCCGCCTGGCTTCTACGGCAGGATCTGCGAGCTGAGTGCCATGGTGTGTGCCGACGGCCCCTGCTTCAACGGGGGACGGTGCTCGGACAACCCCAAGGGAGGGTACACCTGCCGCTGCCCTGGGGGCTTCTCTGGCTTTAACTGTGAGAAGAAAATGGATTCCTGCAGTTCCTCACCCTGTTCCAATG GTGCACAGTGCGTAGACCTTGGCGATGCTTACGTGTGCCGCTGCCAAGCCGGCTTCTCTGGGAGGCACTGTGATGACAGCGTGGACGACTGTGCCTCTTCCCCGTGTGCCAACGGCGGCACGTGCCGGGACGGCGTGAATGAGTATTCCTGCACCTGCCCCCCCGGGTACACGGGCACAAACTGCAGTGCCCCCGTCAGCAGGTGTGAGCACGCACCCTGCCACAACGGGGCCACCTGCCACGAGCGGGCCCTCCGCTACCTGTGCGAGTGCGCCCGGGGCTACGGGGGCCCCAACTGCCAGTTCCTGCTTCCCGAGCTGCCCCCGGGCCCCGTGGTGGTGGACCTCACCGAGAAGTACGTGGAGGGCCAAGCCGGCGCGTTCCCCTGGGTGGCCGTCGGCGCGGGCGCGGTCCTCGTCCTCACGCTGCTGCTGGGCTGCGCTGCCGCCGTGGTCTGCGTTCGGCTGAGGCTGCAGAAGCGCCGGCCCCCCGCCGACCCCTGCCCGGGGGAGGCGGAGACCATGAATAACCTGGCCAACCGCCGGCGGGAGAAGGACATCTCTGTCAGCGTCATCGGGGCCACGCAGATCAAGAACACCAACAAGAAGGTGGACCTGCACACGGAGCCCGGCACCGAGAAGAACAGCCTCAAGGCTTGCGACCCCGCCGTGGGCTATAACCTGCTGCAGGACCTCAAGGGTGCCGCTGCCAGCGGGGAGCCCCACAGCAAGCGTGATGCCAAGAGCCAGCCCCAGGGCTCTGCGGGGGAGGAGAAGAGTGCCCCGACCCTCAGGGG TGGAGAAGCAGCTGAAAGAAAAAGGCCGGACTCTGTGTACTCCACTTCGAAAGACACAAAGTACCAGTCGGTGTACGTCATATCCGAGGAGAAGGACGAGTGCGTCATCGCAACTGAG GTGTAA